A window of the Coprobacter fastidiosus genome harbors these coding sequences:
- the kdsA gene encoding 3-deoxy-8-phosphooctulonate synthase, with protein MLLQTEKLKHTDSGLFFLLAGPCVIEGENMALNIAETIVKITDRLHIPYVFKGSYRKANRSRIDSFTGIGDEKALKILRKVGETFNIPVVTDIHSAEEARMAAEYADILQIPAFLSRQTDLLVAAAETGRVVNIKKGQFLSPGAMKFAVQKVIDAGNKKVAITERGTTFGYQDLLVDFRGIPEMKSFGYPVILDVTHSLQQPNQTSGVTGGMPQLIETIARAGIATGADGLFMETHPEPEKAKSDGANMLRLDLLEGLLVRLTAIRETINKFDK; from the coding sequence ATGTTACTGCAAACTGAAAAACTTAAACATACCGATTCTGGTCTTTTTTTCCTTTTAGCCGGACCTTGCGTTATCGAGGGCGAAAATATGGCTTTAAATATTGCTGAAACAATCGTAAAGATCACAGACCGTCTGCATATACCTTATGTTTTTAAAGGGTCATATCGTAAAGCGAACCGCTCGAGAATAGATTCTTTTACAGGTATAGGAGATGAAAAAGCATTGAAGATACTTCGAAAAGTGGGAGAAACTTTCAATATTCCGGTTGTTACCGATATACATTCGGCAGAAGAGGCTCGAATGGCAGCTGAATATGCAGATATACTGCAAATACCTGCTTTTTTGTCTCGACAAACCGATCTTTTAGTCGCTGCTGCAGAGACAGGTCGTGTCGTAAATATAAAGAAAGGGCAATTTTTATCTCCGGGAGCAATGAAATTTGCCGTTCAAAAAGTCATTGATGCCGGAAACAAAAAAGTTGCGATCACCGAAAGAGGAACGACATTCGGGTATCAAGATTTATTAGTAGATTTCCGAGGAATTCCTGAAATGAAATCATTCGGATATCCGGTCATTCTGGACGTCACACATTCTCTTCAACAACCTAATCAGACTTCAGGCGTTACCGGAGGAATGCCGCAACTGATCGAAACAATCGCCCGTGCCGGAATAGCAACCGGAGCAGACGGATTATTTATGGAAACTCATCCCGAACCGGAAAAAGCCAAATCTGACGGTGCAAATATGCTTCGTCTGGATTTATTAGAAGGGTTATTAGTGAGATTGACGGCTATTCGGGAAACAATCAATAAATTCGATAAATAA
- a CDS encoding MFS transporter, whose protein sequence is MQIKNRSTVAGIFFGYFIMGLVDIVGISANYVKADFSLSDSVSSFLPLIAFISFAFLAVPSGMLMNRIGRKNSVLASFIITLIALSIPITGYTFPAMLTTFALVGIGNTVMQTSINPLLADVVPENKLTSSLTLGQFFRSVSSAIGPILVTTIMLLTGNWKNTFPIYAVITVIGILWLYKSPVTERNTDDTKKSSYLSILQLLKDRHILILFLALFAFVGIDVGLNVYVPDFLQTRCGLPLQQAGLGSSLYFTARIIGSLIGAVLLLRYRSENIYLYTMATGVIIFIIMMLFPQLYIALTSIFIIGLVCANVFSILLSLALQYRPDKANEISGLMIMAVSGGAIIPLIIGIINDLTGGSTGMYVLLICLLSLLASAIYLCKSKSLPKN, encoded by the coding sequence ATGCAGATAAAAAACAGAAGTACGGTAGCCGGAATCTTTTTCGGATATTTCATCATGGGACTGGTCGATATCGTCGGAATTTCCGCTAATTATGTAAAAGCAGATTTTTCGTTAAGCGATTCCGTATCTTCTTTCTTGCCATTAATCGCATTTATAAGTTTTGCCTTCCTCGCTGTTCCTTCCGGAATGCTAATGAACCGAATAGGACGAAAAAACAGTGTGCTGGCAAGTTTTATAATTACACTCATAGCTCTCTCGATCCCGATTACCGGTTATACATTCCCTGCCATGTTGACGACTTTTGCTTTGGTAGGGATAGGAAATACGGTCATGCAAACTTCCATCAACCCTCTTTTAGCGGATGTCGTTCCGGAAAACAAGCTTACAAGCAGTCTCACTTTAGGACAATTTTTCCGGTCTGTTTCTTCGGCAATAGGTCCTATTCTGGTAACTACAATTATGCTTCTGACCGGAAACTGGAAAAACACGTTTCCTATTTATGCCGTAATCACCGTAATCGGGATTCTATGGCTATATAAATCGCCCGTTACAGAACGGAATACCGACGACACAAAAAAAAGTTCTTATCTATCCATATTACAACTTCTAAAAGACAGACACATTTTGATCCTATTCTTAGCACTTTTTGCGTTTGTCGGCATCGACGTGGGTCTCAACGTCTATGTTCCGGATTTTCTTCAAACACGTTGCGGACTTCCTTTACAACAAGCGGGGTTAGGATCGAGTCTTTATTTTACAGCCCGAATTATAGGATCTCTAATCGGAGCAGTACTGTTACTGCGATATCGCTCAGAAAATATCTATCTCTATACAATGGCGACCGGAGTAATTATTTTCATTATAATGATGTTATTTCCCCAATTATATATTGCCTTGACTTCTATTTTTATTATCGGACTGGTATGTGCAAACGTATTCTCTATATTACTTTCCCTTGCTTTGCAATACCGTCCCGATAAAGCCAACGAAATATCAGGACTAATGATAATGGCCGTATCGGGTGGAGCAATAATTCCTTTAATCATCGGAATTATCAATGACCTAACCGGAGGATCAACAGGGATGTATGTTCTTTTGATTTGTCTGTTGTCTCTCCTTGCTTCTGCAATTTATTTATGTAAGTCCAAAAGCCTGCCTAAAAACTAA
- a CDS encoding HAD family hydrolase, with translation MNRTIAALFDLDGVIVDTESQYSIYWNNVGVKYLSDPDRFGDKVKGNTLRQIFEKYFSGREEIQQEIVENLDKWEHDMSYDYIPGILDFLNCLRKNDVKTAIVTSSNDVKMANLYREHPDIKSYFDVIVTANQISRSKPDPECYLLAAKLLDADIQNCYVFEDSLAGLAAGRAAGMTVVGLSTTLPFSRIEDKADIVISDFREFDFDKLMSIKRS, from the coding sequence ATGAATCGTACGATTGCCGCACTATTTGATTTGGATGGAGTAATAGTTGATACAGAATCTCAGTACAGCATATATTGGAATAATGTGGGAGTGAAGTATTTATCTGATCCTGATCGTTTCGGTGATAAAGTAAAGGGAAATACATTGCGTCAGATATTTGAGAAATATTTTTCCGGAAGAGAAGAAATTCAGCAAGAAATTGTTGAAAATCTCGATAAATGGGAACACGATATGTCATACGATTACATTCCGGGTATCTTGGATTTTTTGAATTGCTTACGTAAAAATGATGTAAAAACGGCAATCGTTACAAGTTCTAATGATGTGAAAATGGCAAATCTTTATCGTGAGCATCCTGATATTAAATCATATTTTGATGTAATAGTAACCGCTAATCAGATATCTCGGTCTAAACCTGATCCTGAGTGCTATTTATTGGCGGCGAAGCTATTGGATGCAGATATTCAAAATTGTTATGTCTTTGAAGATTCTTTAGCCGGACTGGCTGCCGGGCGTGCGGCGGGTATGACGGTTGTCGGACTTTCTACGACTTTACCTTTTTCCCGGATAGAAGATAAAGCAGATATTGTAATTTCAGATTTTAGAGAATTTGATTTTGATAAATTGATGTCAATAAAACGCAGTTAG
- a CDS encoding MATE family efflux transporter has translation MAKSNSPLILGTRPIGKLLLQYSIPAIIGMTVTSLYNIIDSVFIGHGVGALGIAGLAITFPLMNLIVAFCVLVGVGGATISSIYMGQKDTQRATYVLHNVLLMLIFNGIMFGLVTLYFLDPILLFFGASAETLPYARDFMGVLLLGTPITYVFIGLNNIMRATGYPKKAMISALFTVGANIIIAPIFIFVLKWGIKGAALATIISQTCGMIWVLHHFLDKNSFIHFQKGAYVLKKRIIVSILSIGLSPFLMNVCASGVVIIINNSLLSHGGDLAIGAYGIVNRMLTFFVMIVMGLTQGMQPIIGYNYGAEQYDRVKQTLRYGIIAGVCITTFGFILDEIFPHAIVAMFTTNDELTDIATTGLRICTIMFPVVGCQIVITNFFQSIGKSQISILLSLSRQLVFLIPCLLILPIHLGTNGVWASIPVADSIAFIMAIIAIWIHIKKIQKKNSFVHEPVQ, from the coding sequence ATGGCAAAATCAAATTCTCCCCTTATTTTGGGAACGCGGCCTATCGGAAAGCTTTTGCTGCAATATTCTATCCCTGCAATTATAGGGATGACTGTAACTTCTCTTTATAATATAATCGACAGCGTATTCATAGGGCATGGTGTCGGAGCTTTAGGAATAGCCGGGCTGGCAATAACTTTTCCTCTAATGAATCTTATTGTCGCATTCTGCGTACTGGTAGGTGTCGGCGGTGCTACGATCAGTTCTATTTATATGGGACAAAAAGATACGCAACGAGCGACATACGTCCTACACAATGTACTGTTAATGTTAATATTCAACGGTATTATGTTCGGACTCGTCACCCTATATTTTCTTGATCCGATTCTGTTATTTTTCGGGGCAAGTGCCGAGACTCTTCCCTATGCCAGAGATTTTATGGGAGTGCTTCTTCTCGGAACACCGATTACTTATGTATTTATCGGACTCAATAATATCATGAGGGCTACCGGATACCCCAAAAAAGCAATGATTTCCGCATTGTTTACAGTAGGAGCGAATATTATCATCGCTCCAATATTTATTTTTGTCTTGAAATGGGGTATCAAAGGCGCAGCTCTTGCCACAATCATTTCTCAGACTTGCGGAATGATCTGGGTACTCCATCATTTTCTGGATAAAAATAGTTTTATACACTTTCAAAAGGGTGCTTATGTGCTTAAAAAGCGAATTATCGTAAGTATTTTATCTATCGGTTTATCACCATTTCTAATGAATGTATGCGCCAGTGGCGTAGTGATTATCATAAACAACAGTTTATTGAGTCATGGAGGAGATTTAGCCATCGGTGCTTATGGTATAGTAAACCGCATGCTCACATTTTTCGTAATGATCGTTATGGGACTGACTCAAGGAATGCAGCCGATTATCGGATATAATTACGGGGCAGAACAGTATGACCGGGTAAAACAAACTCTTCGCTACGGAATCATCGCCGGGGTATGTATTACGACTTTCGGGTTTATTTTAGATGAAATTTTCCCACACGCCATAGTAGCTATGTTCACGACAAATGACGAGCTTACCGACATTGCAACTACCGGATTAAGAATATGTACAATTATGTTCCCTGTCGTAGGATGCCAGATCGTAATTACAAATTTTTTCCAATCTATCGGGAAATCACAAATTTCGATTTTACTTTCTCTTTCCCGACAATTGGTATTTCTTATTCCGTGTCTGTTGATTTTACCAATTCATCTCGGAACAAACGGAGTATGGGCAAGTATTCCTGTTGCCGACTCTATTGCTTTTATAATGGCAATCATCGCAATATGGATACATATCAAAAAAATACAAAAGAAAAATAGTTTTGTACACGAACCCGTCCAATAA
- a CDS encoding tetratricopeptide repeat protein has protein sequence MDIQQIDTDNQEFQNALSLIQYTSQSVFLTGKAGTGKSTFLRYICDQTNKKHIVLAPTGVAAINAGGSTIHSFFKMPFRPILPDDPDLSLTEGRIFEFLKYRKSHRKLIKEVELIIIDEISMVRADMIDFIDRVLRIYSGNMRLPFGGKQLLFVGDIYQLEPVVTQDARDILNRFYPNSYFFSARVFKEVSLVPIELKKVYRQTDITFVNLLDRIRTNTTDDNDLKILNSRYNPNFIPQQEDFSITLATRRDNVDYINDKHLADLDGKEFVFKGEIKGDFPESSLPTLKELILKEGAQIIFIKNDYDHRWVNGTLGIISSISEDGKIYVLLENGEEHEVARDSWRNIRYSYNEKKKRIEEEELGSFIQYPMRLAWAITVHKSQGLTFNHVIIDFSGGAFAGGQTYVALSRCTSLDGIILKKRISRSDIFIKPEIIHFSQNFNNPRLIEQSMKLAQADRLYHTAAKQFDKDDFDGSLTALFEAIHLRYDLEKPEVKRLIRKKLSVITELKERIKTLEQRDHERRETLKKYAYEYYLLGNECITKAHDTRAALANFDKALALDPLLLDAWVRKGVTLMDADDLSGAAQCLNEAVRLSPLYFKALYNRGKLRYKLEDYEGASSDFLKAVKLKPQNATLHDRLGDTFSKLGEIETAGRFWSIAEEIRERKHNK, from the coding sequence GTGGATATACAGCAAATAGATACCGACAATCAAGAGTTTCAGAATGCCTTAAGCCTGATTCAATATACTTCGCAATCGGTATTCCTAACTGGAAAAGCCGGTACGGGAAAATCTACTTTTTTGCGATATATATGCGACCAAACAAATAAAAAGCATATCGTATTAGCTCCGACCGGCGTTGCCGCAATCAATGCCGGAGGCAGTACAATACATTCTTTTTTTAAAATGCCGTTTCGTCCTATTTTACCGGATGATCCTGATCTAAGTTTAACGGAAGGACGTATTTTTGAATTTTTAAAATATAGAAAATCGCATCGTAAGCTAATCAAAGAAGTCGAACTCATTATCATAGACGAAATATCTATGGTACGTGCCGATATGATCGATTTTATAGATCGTGTGCTTCGAATCTATTCCGGTAATATGCGTCTGCCTTTCGGAGGAAAACAGCTTTTGTTTGTAGGGGATATCTATCAACTCGAACCGGTAGTCACCCAAGATGCGCGAGACATATTGAATCGTTTCTATCCCAATTCTTATTTTTTCTCAGCACGAGTATTTAAAGAGGTAAGTCTTGTTCCTATCGAACTAAAAAAAGTGTATAGACAAACCGACATAACATTTGTAAATCTTCTCGACAGAATTCGTACCAACACAACAGACGATAACGATCTAAAAATACTCAATAGCCGATATAATCCTAATTTTATACCACAGCAGGAAGATTTTTCAATTACTCTGGCAACAAGAAGAGACAACGTCGATTACATTAATGACAAACATCTCGCAGATCTTGACGGAAAAGAATTTGTATTCAAGGGAGAAATAAAAGGCGATTTTCCCGAATCAAGTCTTCCTACATTAAAAGAGTTGATTCTCAAAGAGGGTGCACAAATAATTTTTATCAAAAACGACTATGACCATCGCTGGGTAAACGGTACTCTCGGAATTATCTCCTCGATTAGCGAAGACGGGAAAATATATGTATTGCTTGAAAACGGAGAAGAGCACGAAGTTGCGCGTGATTCATGGCGCAATATACGTTATTCGTATAATGAAAAAAAGAAAAGAATCGAGGAAGAAGAGCTAGGCTCTTTCATCCAATATCCCATGCGTCTGGCTTGGGCCATAACCGTACACAAAAGTCAGGGTCTCACGTTCAACCATGTCATTATAGATTTTAGCGGAGGCGCTTTTGCCGGAGGTCAAACTTATGTGGCACTAAGCCGTTGTACATCTCTTGACGGAATAATCTTGAAAAAAAGAATATCAAGAAGCGATATTTTTATAAAACCAGAAATCATCCACTTCAGCCAAAATTTCAACAATCCTCGCCTTATCGAACAATCAATGAAACTGGCACAAGCCGACAGGCTTTATCATACTGCAGCCAAACAATTCGACAAGGATGATTTTGACGGAAGTCTTACGGCTTTGTTCGAGGCTATACATCTCAGATATGATCTTGAAAAACCGGAAGTAAAGCGATTGATCCGAAAAAAATTAAGTGTTATCACAGAATTAAAAGAACGTATAAAAACTCTCGAACAACGAGATCATGAACGCCGGGAAACATTAAAAAAGTATGCATACGAATATTATTTACTCGGTAATGAGTGTATTACGAAGGCTCATGACACCAGGGCCGCTCTCGCTAATTTTGACAAGGCATTGGCTCTTGATCCGTTACTGCTCGACGCTTGGGTACGAAAAGGTGTTACCTTAATGGATGCTGATGATTTATCTGGAGCAGCACAATGTCTCAACGAAGCTGTACGGTTAAGTCCGTTATATTTTAAAGCTCTCTATAACAGAGGCAAACTACGATACAAACTTGAAGATTATGAAGGTGCATCAAGCGATTTTCTGAAAGCAGTAAAACTAAAGCCACAAAATGCGACTTTGCACGACCGGCTCGGAGATACATTTTCTAAACTCGGTGAAATAGAAACAGCCGGTCGTTTCTGGAGCATTGCAGAAGAAATAAGAGAAAGAAAACATAACAAATAA
- a CDS encoding AsmA family protein, protein MNTKVKKGLKITGIVIGTILVIMLVLPFAFKGKILEIVKKEANNMLNAKLEFADLNLSFFSHFPKASIELQQLSLTGIGDFEKDTLVSAKEIDIAVNIMSLFGDKGIEINHIILEKPQVKAVKLANGNVNWDIMKPDTTTTVATDTTSSSSSFALKLKKFTIEDGRIAYIDDSSKMEFYTQKLNLKLSGDMSTESTSIDCHMTTQNIDFISGAVPYLKNAEFEMDMKVLADLVNNKFTFDENKLRLNAIELNLDGWIALLENDMDMDIRLNSPKIEFKDILSLIPGIYQNNFESLTAKGALDFKAAAKGKMTGDLLPQFSFLLNVKDGMINYAGMPKAINNINIYISAENPGGNADLTTINIDNLSFKMAENPFKLTLNASTPVSDLNFKATANGTLNLDMIKEVYPLGDSIKLSGILTTTLSFAGKMSDIEKEKYQNIQGEGNISISNMNFTSPGIPAITLKKASATISPKAMSLNEMDVNIGKNDLQAKGSLSNYLPYFLKNETLKGNLSLNSSYLNLNDFISDTEETSTETEVTTDTTTMSVIEVPKNLDLSLKANLKKVIFQKIEINNINGNLSVSNGVVRMNPLNFNAFDGSISATGSYSTAENKNRPMVNFGLNIQKASFEETFKQLDMIQKIVPIFAKTGGNYSVNLDLKTPLDNTMSPELMSLTAKGVLQSNDIHVQNLEVFDKIATLLKNDKLKNIEAKDIKIPFTIENGLLKTDPFNIKMGNISMNLSGTTGLDQSIDYTAKIALPESATGGYISNVTATIGGTFSKPEIKLDTKEMINNAVKTAVNSQLTKLTGKDKEERIAALREQADAAGKKLVETAEKEGQKLIDKAQKPLEKIGAKTAAAALVKEAQKQADKLKEEAEKAIQKIEAE, encoded by the coding sequence ATGAATACAAAAGTAAAAAAAGGTTTAAAAATTACCGGGATAGTCATAGGTACAATCTTGGTTATCATGCTCGTTCTCCCTTTTGCTTTTAAAGGCAAGATATTGGAGATAGTGAAAAAAGAGGCAAATAACATGCTGAACGCCAAGCTCGAATTTGCCGATCTGAACCTCAGTTTCTTTTCTCATTTTCCGAAAGCCTCTATCGAGTTGCAACAATTATCTCTTACGGGTATCGGTGATTTCGAGAAAGACACTCTCGTCTCTGCAAAGGAGATAGACATCGCCGTTAATATAATGAGTCTGTTCGGTGATAAAGGAATCGAAATAAACCATATCATTCTGGAAAAACCGCAGGTAAAAGCAGTCAAATTAGCGAATGGAAATGTAAACTGGGACATAATGAAACCAGACACAACAACGACTGTTGCAACAGACACGACTTCATCCAGCTCGTCTTTCGCTCTTAAATTAAAAAAATTCACCATAGAAGACGGACGTATTGCATACATAGATGACTCTTCTAAAATGGAATTCTATACTCAGAAACTGAACTTGAAACTATCGGGAGATATGAGTACCGAATCAACATCGATTGATTGTCACATGACAACCCAAAATATAGATTTTATATCAGGAGCTGTCCCTTATCTCAAAAACGCAGAATTTGAAATGGACATGAAAGTTCTGGCTGATTTGGTAAATAACAAATTCACATTTGATGAAAACAAACTTCGACTTAATGCAATCGAGTTGAATCTCGACGGCTGGATAGCACTTCTCGAAAATGATATGGACATGGATATACGTTTAAATAGTCCCAAAATAGAGTTCAAAGACATTCTTTCTCTCATTCCCGGCATTTATCAAAACAATTTCGAGTCATTAACTGCTAAAGGAGCATTAGACTTTAAAGCTGCAGCCAAAGGCAAAATGACCGGAGACCTATTACCACAATTTTCATTTTTATTAAACGTCAAAGACGGCATGATCAATTATGCCGGTATGCCCAAAGCGATTAACAATATCAACATCTATATTTCTGCAGAAAATCCAGGAGGCAATGCCGACTTAACTACTATCAATATAGATAATCTCAGTTTTAAAATGGCAGAAAACCCGTTCAAGCTGACATTAAACGCATCGACTCCCGTATCTGATCTGAATTTTAAAGCAACAGCAAATGGAACTCTGAATCTGGATATGATTAAAGAGGTATATCCTTTAGGAGACTCGATAAAACTAAGCGGAATACTGACGACCACATTAAGTTTTGCGGGTAAAATGTCGGATATTGAAAAAGAAAAATATCAAAATATACAAGGTGAAGGGAATATTTCTATAAGCAATATGAATTTTACATCTCCTGGAATCCCTGCCATAACATTAAAGAAAGCATCTGCAACGATCAGCCCCAAAGCTATGTCTTTAAATGAAATGGACGTAAATATCGGGAAAAACGATTTACAGGCAAAAGGCTCTTTATCTAACTACCTACCCTATTTTTTGAAAAATGAAACTTTAAAAGGCAACCTTTCTTTAAATTCTTCATATCTGAACTTAAATGATTTTATAAGTGACACTGAAGAGACAAGTACAGAAACCGAAGTAACAACAGACACGACAACCATGAGTGTTATAGAAGTTCCTAAAAATTTGGATTTGTCGCTTAAAGCAAACCTTAAAAAAGTCATTTTCCAAAAAATCGAAATCAATAATATCAACGGAAATCTATCTGTTTCAAATGGGGTCGTTCGAATGAATCCTCTAAATTTTAATGCCTTTGATGGATCTATATCAGCAACCGGATCATATAGTACCGCCGAGAATAAAAACCGGCCTATGGTAAATTTTGGACTGAATATCCAGAAAGCTTCTTTCGAAGAAACGTTCAAACAATTGGATATGATCCAAAAGATCGTCCCAATTTTTGCAAAAACAGGAGGTAACTACTCTGTAAATCTTGATTTAAAGACCCCTTTGGATAACACTATGAGCCCCGAATTAATGTCACTGACGGCTAAAGGGGTTCTACAATCCAATGATATTCATGTACAAAACCTCGAAGTTTTTGACAAGATTGCCACATTATTGAAAAATGATAAACTTAAAAACATCGAAGCTAAAGATATAAAAATACCATTTACAATCGAAAACGGACTATTAAAAACCGATCCTTTTAATATAAAAATGGGTAATATCAGTATGAATCTAAGCGGAACAACCGGTTTAGATCAGAGTATCGACTACACCGCAAAAATCGCACTTCCCGAATCTGCTACTGGCGGATATATCAGTAATGTAACGGCAACTATCGGAGGTACATTTTCAAAGCCCGAGATCAAACTCGACACTAAAGAAATGATCAACAATGCCGTAAAAACAGCCGTAAACAGTCAACTGACTAAACTTACCGGAAAGGATAAAGAAGAACGTATCGCCGCTTTAAGAGAACAAGCCGATGCAGCAGGAAAAAAATTAGTAGAAACTGCAGAGAAAGAAGGGCAAAAACTGATAGACAAAGCTCAAAAGCCTCTCGAAAAGATCGGTGCGAAAACTGCTGCTGCAGCATTGGTAAAAGAGGCACAGAAACAGGCAGATAAGTTAAAAGAAGAGGCCGAAAAGGCCATACAAAAAATAGAGGCTGAGTAA
- a CDS encoding Hsp20/alpha crystallin family protein: MMPVRKSQNWLPGIFNDFFGNEWMEKANSTSPAINIIESEKDYKVEIAAPGLTKDDFSIRIDDDNQISVSMEKKEEHKDENKNGRYLRREFSYTQFRQNMILPDNIDKDKIEAKVENGILTIDIPKKEIIPEKPAVRNIEVK; the protein is encoded by the coding sequence ATGATGCCTGTAAGAAAATCACAAAATTGGCTTCCGGGAATATTTAACGATTTCTTTGGAAACGAATGGATGGAAAAAGCAAATTCAACTTCTCCCGCCATAAATATTATCGAAAGTGAAAAAGATTATAAAGTAGAGATTGCTGCTCCGGGATTGACTAAAGACGATTTTTCGATTAGAATCGATGATGATAATCAGATCTCTGTTTCTATGGAGAAAAAAGAGGAACATAAAGATGAAAATAAAAACGGCCGGTATTTGCGCCGGGAATTTTCTTATACACAATTCCGTCAGAATATGATTCTGCCCGATAACATAGATAAAGATAAAATCGAAGCAAAAGTTGAAAACGGGATATTAACCATAGATATTCCTAAAAAAGAAATTATCCCCGAAAAACCGGCTGTTAGAAACATAGAAGTAAAATAA